The following coding sequences lie in one Treponema socranskii subsp. buccale genomic window:
- the pdxA gene encoding 4-hydroxythreonine-4-phosphate dehydrogenase PdxA produces MARPFIAIPIGDPAGIGPEIVAKAVADKDTCAAAKCVVIGDKKIMEGAIRITKVPLSIRCIENPEDGDYRENVLNLIDFDNIDMARFKIGKVDGMCGKAAYDYIEKSISLAMEHKVAAVATTPINKEALKAGGVPFIGHTEIFGALTHTSDPLTMFEVRGLRVFFLTRHVSLIEACKMVKKERIIDYVKRCLDALKKLGVTEGTMAVAGLNPHSGEHGLFGTEEVTDVTPAVEALQKEGYPVAGPVGADSVFHLALTGKFNSVLSLYHDQGHIATKTLDFERTISVTGGMPILRTSVDHGTAMDIAGTGKASAVSMIEAIRLAVKYSPNFING; encoded by the coding sequence ATGGCAAGACCTTTTATTGCGATTCCGATCGGAGACCCCGCAGGTATCGGGCCGGAAATCGTTGCGAAAGCCGTCGCGGACAAAGACACGTGTGCCGCGGCAAAATGCGTCGTGATCGGCGACAAAAAAATCATGGAAGGCGCGATACGGATTACCAAAGTGCCGCTTTCGATACGCTGCATCGAAAATCCCGAAGACGGCGACTACCGCGAAAACGTACTCAACCTCATCGACTTCGACAATATCGATATGGCAAGGTTTAAAATCGGTAAAGTCGACGGCATGTGCGGAAAAGCCGCATACGATTATATCGAAAAAAGCATTTCGCTCGCGATGGAACATAAAGTCGCGGCCGTCGCTACGACTCCGATCAACAAAGAAGCGCTCAAAGCGGGAGGCGTACCCTTTATCGGCCACACGGAAATCTTCGGAGCGCTGACGCACACGAGCGATCCGCTTACGATGTTCGAAGTGCGCGGCCTGCGCGTTTTCTTTTTGACGCGGCACGTATCTCTCATCGAAGCGTGCAAGATGGTAAAAAAAGAGCGCATCATCGATTACGTAAAGCGCTGTCTCGACGCGCTCAAAAAACTCGGCGTGACCGAAGGCACGATGGCCGTCGCGGGATTGAATCCGCATTCGGGCGAACACGGACTGTTCGGAACCGAAGAAGTGACGGATGTAACGCCTGCGGTCGAAGCGCTCCAAAAAGAGGGTTATCCCGTCGCAGGCCCCGTCGGAGCGGATTCCGTCTTCCATCTCGCGCTCACCGGCAAATTCAACAGCGTCCTCTCGCTCTACCACGATCAGGGACACATCGCGACGAAAACGCTCGATTTCGAGCGTACGATTTCGGTTACCGGCGGCATGCCGATTCTCCGCACGTCCGTCGATCACGGCACTGCAATGGACATTGCCGGCACGGGAAAGGCGAGTGCGGTGAGTATGATAGAAGCGATCCGCCTCGCGGTAAAGTATTCGCCGAATTTTATTAACGGGTGA
- a CDS encoding GntP family permease — protein MGDISGAQMLLGLGIGLLVLILLILKTKVHVFIALIIASCIIGLAGGMAPTAIAGTITKGFGGTLGGIGIIIGLGVMMGQIFEASGAAERMARVFLKLFGKGREEFAMAVTGYVVSIAIFCDSGFVILSPLARALSKETKKSMVSLSVALAGGLVITHSLVPPTPGPLGVAGTFGIDVGNFLLLGLVVSIPMTLAVMFYGKWLGKKIYQIPGDKEGEWQRPPYQKPQYDTNGGANAKKLPNAFVSFMPIVLPVVLILLNTVLSALKATGPIATFFFVVGTPIFAVLIGTLLAIFTLTRGQSRESVINTLEASIKSAGIIILVTGGGGALGQVIKDAGVGNYIAQGIAATHIPVILLPFIIATLVRFVQGSGTVAMITAAGITAPIVAASGGNMVLGALAATVGSLFFSYFNDSFYWVVNRLSGITDTKEQIRVWSISTTIAWAVGFAALLILDIFM, from the coding sequence ATGGGAGACATTTCGGGAGCACAGATGCTCTTAGGACTCGGGATCGGACTATTAGTGCTGATTCTGCTCATTCTCAAAACGAAAGTCCACGTGTTTATCGCGTTGATTATCGCATCGTGTATCATCGGACTTGCAGGCGGCATGGCGCCGACGGCGATCGCGGGGACGATCACGAAGGGCTTCGGCGGAACGCTCGGCGGAATCGGTATCATCATCGGCTTGGGCGTCATGATGGGACAGATCTTCGAAGCGTCGGGAGCTGCGGAGCGCATGGCAAGGGTTTTTCTTAAACTCTTCGGCAAGGGACGGGAAGAATTTGCAATGGCCGTTACCGGATACGTCGTTTCGATCGCGATCTTTTGCGATTCGGGATTCGTCATCCTCTCACCGCTCGCACGCGCGCTTTCAAAAGAAACGAAAAAATCGATGGTGTCGCTGAGCGTCGCGCTCGCAGGCGGCTTGGTCATCACGCACTCGCTCGTACCGCCGACGCCCGGTCCGCTCGGTGTCGCAGGAACGTTCGGAATCGATGTCGGTAATTTTTTACTGCTCGGACTCGTCGTATCCATCCCGATGACGCTCGCGGTTATGTTTTACGGCAAATGGCTCGGTAAAAAGATTTATCAGATCCCGGGAGACAAAGAAGGCGAATGGCAGCGTCCGCCATATCAAAAACCGCAATACGATACAAACGGCGGTGCGAACGCGAAAAAACTGCCGAACGCATTTGTCTCGTTCATGCCCATCGTCCTGCCGGTCGTACTCATTTTATTAAATACGGTTCTTTCCGCATTGAAAGCGACGGGACCGATCGCGACGTTCTTTTTCGTCGTCGGTACGCCGATTTTCGCGGTGCTGATCGGAACGCTGCTTGCGATCTTTACGCTGACGCGCGGGCAAAGCAGAGAGTCCGTTATCAACACGCTTGAGGCGAGCATCAAAAGTGCAGGCATCATCATACTCGTAACCGGCGGCGGCGGCGCGCTCGGACAGGTTATCAAAGATGCGGGCGTCGGAAATTACATCGCACAGGGAATCGCTGCGACGCACATTCCCGTCATCCTCCTGCCCTTTATCATCGCGACGCTCGTGCGCTTCGTACAAGGTTCGGGTACCGTCGCTATGATCACCGCTGCGGGAATCACCGCTCCGATCGTTGCGGCCTCAGGCGGCAATATGGTACTCGGCGCGCTCGCGGCGACGGTCGGCTCGCTCTTCTTTTCGTACTTCAATGACAGCTTCTATTGGGTCGTAAACCGTTTGAGCGGCATCACCGATACGAAAGAGCAGATCCGCGTGTGGTCGATTTCAACGACGATCGCATGGGCGGTCGGCTTTGCCGCCCTGCTCATACTCGATATCTTTATGTGA
- a CDS encoding M20 metallopeptidase family protein has product MDEVEKHLTAEIQNDHRYVVGLRRYFHMHPEIAREEFNTAKKIEDELDAVGIAHKRVGETGVYAEIRGTKPGKKTIVLRADIDALPIQETHACEYMSTVPGKMHACGHDAHTASLIGAARILASHTDAFGGTVRLTFQAGEEIGYGARIFVDGGFLDGADRTFGIHAASNVPVGSVVAMEGPNNASVDWFKISVQGYPAHVSTPELGVDAVYIASHIVVALQALVTRRTSPMDNVLIGVGKLTAGDAYNIVAQKAELEGTIRALTPETRKAVKGQLETLASNIASSFGGTVKIEWKDFTSPLINSREAALEVQRLASDIFGSDKVITQRKPSLGGDDFAEYIIKVPGVYAYVGTGNPEKKETIAAHHDSMFDIDEEALNVAVSLYTFYAIRFLNGTV; this is encoded by the coding sequence ATGGATGAAGTCGAAAAGCACTTGACGGCTGAAATACAAAACGATCATCGGTATGTCGTCGGTTTGCGGCGGTACTTCCACATGCATCCTGAAATCGCACGGGAAGAATTCAATACCGCAAAAAAGATCGAAGACGAACTCGACGCCGTCGGCATCGCGCATAAGAGAGTCGGCGAAACGGGTGTGTATGCCGAAATCAGGGGAACGAAGCCGGGTAAAAAGACGATAGTGCTCCGAGCAGACATCGACGCGCTTCCGATTCAGGAAACGCACGCTTGCGAATACATGTCGACCGTTCCGGGAAAAATGCATGCATGCGGACATGATGCGCATACGGCTTCTCTCATCGGTGCCGCGCGTATTTTGGCTTCTCATACCGATGCCTTCGGCGGTACGGTGCGCTTGACCTTTCAGGCGGGTGAAGAGATCGGATACGGCGCGCGCATCTTCGTCGACGGCGGCTTCCTCGACGGAGCCGACCGCACGTTCGGCATCCATGCGGCCTCAAACGTTCCCGTCGGTTCCGTTGTCGCAATGGAAGGACCGAATAACGCGAGCGTCGATTGGTTTAAAATAAGCGTGCAAGGCTATCCCGCGCACGTATCGACGCCCGAACTCGGAGTCGATGCCGTCTATATTGCAAGTCACATCGTCGTCGCTCTGCAGGCGCTCGTTACGAGGCGTACTTCTCCGATGGACAACGTGCTCATCGGCGTCGGAAAGCTTACGGCGGGGGATGCATACAATATAGTCGCGCAAAAAGCGGAACTCGAAGGGACGATCCGCGCGCTCACTCCGGAGACGAGAAAAGCGGTAAAGGGGCAGCTTGAAACGCTCGCGTCGAATATCGCTTCGTCGTTCGGCGGGACGGTGAAAATCGAATGGAAAGATTTTACGTCTCCGCTTATCAACAGCCGCGAAGCGGCTCTCGAAGTGCAGCGTCTCGCATCCGATATTTTCGGAAGCGATAAAGTGATTACGCAGCGAAAGCCCTCTCTCGGAGGCGACGACTTTGCCGAATATATTATTAAAGTGCCCGGAGTCTACGCCTATGTCGGAACCGGAAATCCCGAAAAAAAAGAAACGATCGCCGCTCATCACGATTCGATGTTCGATATCGACGAAGAAGCGTTGAACGTTGCGGTGTCTTTATATACGTTTTATGCTATACGATTTTTGAACGGCACGGTGTAA
- a CDS encoding MetQ/NlpA family ABC transporter substrate-binding protein, whose amino-acid sequence MKIIKKLVSAVFAGALIAGGAFAQKKGAATVKVGVCGSSNDQWKAVQYVLDSEKSGIKIRLVEFSAYNLPNEALNSGDIHLNAFQHKAYLNNDASKNGYKITAVGDTLIAPLTLYSKKYKSVDDIKKAAGMNGTKAVRKNALRLAIPSDGTNLSRGIKLLETAGFIEVNPAAGYTPEMKDITKLVYNVEVVPQTANTLPQTLNDYAGATINGTYAIPAGFVPSRDGLIIEKQSSSGDNPYVNVIVARTKDKDNALYAKIVKAYQSQTVAEYILSKYKESYFPAFAYGTIDANTAAATVKKVDAAVRW is encoded by the coding sequence ATGAAAATTATTAAGAAATTGGTAAGTGCCGTTTTTGCAGGCGCTTTGATTGCAGGCGGCGCTTTTGCGCAAAAGAAGGGCGCGGCGACGGTAAAAGTCGGCGTATGCGGATCGTCAAACGATCAGTGGAAAGCCGTGCAGTATGTGCTCGACAGCGAAAAATCAGGTATCAAAATCCGGCTCGTCGAATTCAGCGCGTACAATCTTCCGAACGAAGCGCTCAATTCCGGAGACATCCATCTCAACGCATTTCAACACAAAGCCTATCTCAATAACGATGCGTCGAAAAACGGCTATAAAATTACGGCTGTCGGCGATACGCTCATCGCGCCGCTGACGCTGTATTCGAAAAAATACAAAAGCGTCGACGATATCAAAAAAGCCGCCGGTATGAACGGAACGAAGGCGGTTCGGAAAAACGCGCTTCGTCTTGCCATCCCGAGCGACGGAACGAATTTGAGCCGCGGTATCAAACTGCTTGAAACGGCGGGCTTTATCGAAGTGAACCCCGCCGCGGGCTATACGCCCGAAATGAAGGATATTACGAAGCTCGTGTACAACGTCGAAGTCGTGCCGCAGACCGCAAATACGCTGCCGCAGACGCTGAACGATTATGCGGGTGCGACGATCAACGGCACCTATGCGATTCCGGCGGGCTTCGTTCCCTCGCGCGACGGATTGATAATCGAAAAGCAGTCTTCTTCGGGCGACAATCCCTACGTCAACGTCATCGTCGCCCGCACGAAAGATAAAGACAACGCGCTCTATGCGAAGATTGTGAAAGCCTATCAATCGCAGACGGTTGCCGAATATATTCTTTCAAAGTACAAAGAATCGTATTTTCCGGCATTTGCATACGGTACGATCGATGCGAATACGGCAGCAGCGACGGTAAAAAAAGTCGACGCTGCAGTCCGTTGGTAA
- a CDS encoding methionine ABC transporter permease, translating to MMEFMERWLPNLYSYWYTFLANCASTFQMFIISGTISFVFGMIFGVLLIVFKKDGIKENKPFYTVVSIFINLFRSIPFVVLLVFLIPFTRALVGTAIGVKGAIIPLIFGTVPFFSRQVETALENVDPGKAEAARSMGSGTFGLIFRVYLHESVPELIRVTTITAISLVGLTTMAGAVGAGGLGDFAINYGQGLNHQDIIYACIVVLLLFICLLQFTGSFFAKKTTNRELVKKHY from the coding sequence ATGATGGAATTTATGGAACGATGGTTACCGAACCTGTATTCCTATTGGTATACATTTCTTGCCAACTGTGCGTCGACATTTCAAATGTTTATCATATCGGGTACAATCTCGTTCGTGTTCGGTATGATTTTCGGCGTACTGCTTATCGTGTTCAAAAAAGACGGCATAAAAGAAAACAAGCCCTTTTACACGGTCGTCAGTATTTTTATTAATTTATTCCGATCGATCCCTTTCGTCGTGCTCCTCGTATTTTTGATTCCGTTTACGAGGGCGCTCGTCGGAACGGCCATCGGAGTGAAGGGTGCGATCATTCCGCTCATTTTCGGAACGGTGCCGTTTTTTTCGCGCCAAGTCGAAACCGCCCTTGAAAACGTCGATCCCGGAAAGGCGGAAGCGGCGCGCAGTATGGGAAGCGGTACGTTCGGTTTGATCTTCCGCGTGTATCTTCACGAATCGGTGCCGGAACTCATTCGCGTAACGACGATCACGGCGATTTCTCTCGTCGGCCTTACGACGATGGCGGGCGCCGTCGGCGCGGGCGGGCTCGGCGATTTTGCAATCAATTACGGACAGGGATTGAATCATCAGGATATCATCTATGCGTGTATCGTCGTACTGCTGCTGTTTATCTGCCTTTTGCAGTTTACGGGTTCGTTTTTTGCAAAAAAGACGACGAACCGCGAGCTCGTTAAAAAACACTATTGA
- a CDS encoding methionine ABC transporter ATP-binding protein: MIVLQNVNKTYRLKDARVEAIKDVSLRIRDGEIFGIIGYSGAGKSSLVRCINLLEVPDSGSISVNGTDITRDEGGKFKRLSNHEMKKVRKKIGMIFQHFNLLDRSTVFGNVAYPLAYSGLAKEEIRSRVFELLELVGLTDKAAAYPSQLSGGQKQRVAVARALANNPSVLLSDEATSALDPEATESILSLLKELNKKLNLTIVLITHEMSVIKSICHKVAVMENGRVVEEGDVYSIFASPVQEITKKFIASQSSLSKIDMLASGGALIGTQGGGTLVKLQFEKDAVGDALISEVSRKFGVNLNIVLANVDVIQGEPLGAIIAAIKGDAQNVAAALSYFRSKNVKVFENIIHDGGK; encoded by the coding sequence ATGATTGTCTTACAAAACGTCAACAAAACGTATCGTCTCAAAGATGCACGCGTTGAAGCGATCAAAGACGTGTCGCTTCGGATTCGCGACGGCGAGATCTTCGGCATCATCGGCTATTCCGGTGCGGGAAAATCTTCGCTCGTCAGATGTATCAATTTACTCGAAGTCCCCGACAGCGGTTCGATTTCGGTAAACGGAACGGACATCACGCGGGACGAAGGCGGAAAGTTCAAACGGCTTTCGAATCACGAAATGAAAAAAGTGCGTAAAAAGATAGGCATGATTTTTCAGCACTTCAATCTGCTCGACCGTTCGACCGTGTTCGGAAATGTGGCATACCCGCTTGCGTATTCGGGGCTTGCAAAAGAGGAAATCCGCTCCCGTGTTTTCGAACTGCTCGAACTCGTCGGCCTCACCGATAAAGCCGCTGCGTATCCGTCGCAGCTTTCAGGCGGACAAAAGCAGCGCGTAGCTGTTGCGCGCGCTCTTGCAAACAATCCGAGCGTGCTGCTTTCGGACGAAGCGACGAGTGCGCTCGATCCCGAAGCGACCGAATCGATTCTTTCGCTTTTGAAAGAGCTCAATAAAAAATTAAATCTTACGATCGTTCTCATTACGCACGAAATGTCGGTTATCAAATCGATATGCCATAAAGTTGCGGTGATGGAAAACGGTCGCGTGGTCGAAGAAGGGGATGTGTATTCCATTTTTGCATCACCCGTTCAGGAGATTACAAAGAAATTTATCGCGTCTCAATCTTCTCTTTCAAAAATCGATATGCTCGCATCGGGCGGTGCTCTTATCGGCACGCAAGGCGGCGGTACGCTTGTTAAATTGCAGTTCGAAAAAGATGCCGTCGGAGATGCGCTCATTTCGGAAGTGTCGAGAAAGTTCGGCGTCAATTTGAATATCGTACTTGCAAACGTCGATGTCATTCAGGGCGAACCTCTCGGTGCGATTATCGCCGCAATAAAGGGGGATGCGCAAAACGTCGCCGCCGCTCTTTCGTATTTCCGAAGTAAAAACGTAAAAGTGTTTGAAAATATCATTCACGACGGAGGCAAATGA
- a CDS encoding MBL fold metallo-hydrolase, which produces MNSLTVLLENTQAELKSVSVEHGLSLLLRVDDKSFLFDTGATGIFTENARLMNVPLDDVECVVISHSHYDHAGGFASFVETYRVRELVTGPDFFLPKYNFLNGAFTYLGASFDKALLDSCGIAHRTCDGCLQLSDSLYAFSGFARTHAFETIPERFVKGVVGNTVPDFFDDEVCLVYDGGSSLTIIVGCSHPGILNMTASVAAHFDKPVSAVYGGSHLVEADDERIRKTIEELQKKGVRKTGFCHCSGNRVHEIIAETNAVTDCRLATGSVVVL; this is translated from the coding sequence ATGAACAGTCTTACGGTGCTGCTCGAAAACACGCAGGCTGAACTGAAATCGGTTTCAGTCGAACACGGTCTTTCCCTTTTGCTCCGCGTCGACGATAAATCTTTTTTATTCGACACGGGCGCGACGGGCATCTTTACCGAAAACGCACGATTGATGAACGTCCCGCTCGACGACGTGGAGTGCGTCGTCATAAGTCACTCGCACTACGATCACGCAGGCGGTTTTGCCTCTTTTGTCGAAACATACCGCGTACGCGAACTCGTTACCGGTCCCGATTTTTTTCTTCCGAAATACAATTTTCTAAACGGTGCGTTTACGTACCTCGGCGCGAGTTTCGATAAAGCGCTGCTCGACAGCTGCGGTATCGCCCACAGAACATGCGACGGCTGCCTGCAGTTGAGCGATTCGCTGTACGCTTTTTCGGGGTTCGCCCGTACGCATGCATTCGAAACGATTCCCGAACGCTTCGTAAAAGGAGTCGTCGGCAATACCGTTCCCGATTTTTTCGACGACGAAGTCTGTCTCGTATACGACGGAGGCTCATCGCTTACGATCATCGTCGGCTGCTCGCATCCGGGTATACTCAATATGACGGCATCGGTAGCCGCACACTTCGACAAACCCGTATCCGCCGTCTACGGGGGATCGCATTTGGTCGAAGCCGACGACGAACGTATCCGAAAAACGATCGAAGAACTGCAAAAAAAAGGCGTACGAAAAACGGGGTTCTGTCACTGCAGCGGAAACCGCGTCCACGAAATCATCGCAGAGACGAACGCCGTAACCGACTGCCGCCTTGCGACCGGCAGTGTCGTCGTACTGTAA
- a CDS encoding GntP family permease, with the protein MSGAYMLAVIIVAVIAMILAISKLKIHPFIVMTVIAIAVGLLCGMNTEDVIVKVKTGFGNILASIGIVILAGTIIGTILEKTGAALTMANTILKLVGKERSVLTMGLTGYVTGIPVFCDSGFVILSPISRALAAQSNKSLAVMATALSAGLYATHCLVPPTPGPIAMAGTLNANLGLVIGIGLLISLPATFMGILYANKVAGKIDIPANPEYTVDELVEKYGKLPGALHSFAPILVPIILIALKSIGDFPSHPFGTGAVKMCFSFIGNPVIALLLGIVLATTLIPKSEKKNTLSWVTDGVTNSAGILAITGAGGAFGEILKSLPLADALSSSLLQMHVGVFLPFIIAAILKSAMGASTVAMILTSAMVAPLMPALGFTSEIGKVLVIMAIGAGSMTVSHANDSYFWVVSQFSDMNTQQAYKCQTGVTLVQGITTIIVVFIVSLFVH; encoded by the coding sequence ATGTCAGGTGCGTACATGTTGGCGGTTATTATCGTTGCGGTAATAGCCATGATTCTCGCGATCAGCAAATTGAAAATTCATCCGTTTATCGTGATGACGGTCATTGCGATCGCCGTCGGTTTGCTGTGCGGAATGAACACGGAAGACGTTATCGTCAAAGTAAAAACCGGTTTCGGGAACATTTTAGCGAGTATCGGTATCGTCATCCTCGCAGGTACGATCATCGGCACGATTCTCGAAAAGACGGGCGCGGCGCTGACGATGGCGAACACTATTTTGAAACTCGTCGGCAAAGAGCGGTCGGTTCTCACAATGGGATTGACGGGTTACGTAACGGGTATCCCCGTTTTTTGCGATTCGGGCTTCGTCATCCTCTCGCCGATCAGCCGCGCGCTTGCGGCGCAGTCGAACAAATCGCTTGCGGTTATGGCGACGGCGCTCAGCGCGGGTTTGTATGCGACACACTGTCTCGTCCCTCCGACGCCGGGCCCCATCGCAATGGCGGGCACGCTCAATGCGAACCTCGGTTTGGTCATCGGGATCGGTCTTTTGATCTCGCTGCCGGCAACCTTTATGGGTATCCTGTATGCAAACAAAGTAGCAGGCAAAATCGATATTCCGGCGAATCCCGAATATACGGTAGACGAGCTCGTAGAAAAATACGGCAAGCTTCCGGGTGCGCTGCATTCCTTCGCTCCGATCCTCGTACCGATCATCCTCATCGCGTTGAAGAGCATCGGCGATTTTCCGTCGCACCCCTTCGGTACCGGTGCCGTAAAGATGTGCTTTTCGTTTATCGGAAACCCTGTCATCGCGCTGCTCTTGGGTATCGTCCTTGCGACGACGCTCATTCCGAAATCGGAAAAAAAGAATACGCTTTCGTGGGTCACCGACGGAGTGACTAATTCGGCGGGCATCCTCGCGATCACCGGCGCAGGCGGCGCATTCGGCGAAATATTAAAATCGCTTCCGCTCGCGGATGCGTTGAGCTCCTCTCTTTTACAGATGCACGTCGGCGTTTTCCTGCCCTTCATCATCGCGGCGATTTTAAAATCCGCGATGGGCGCATCCACGGTCGCGATGATTTTGACTTCTGCAATGGTCGCGCCGCTCATGCCGGCTCTCGGCTTTACATCGGAAATCGGCAAAGTGCTCGTGATCATGGCGATAGGCGCGGGTTCGATGACGGTGAGCCACGCAAACGATTCGTACTTCTGGGTCGTTTCGCAGTTTTCCGACATGAACACGCAGCAGGCGTATAAGTGTCAAACGGGGGTAACGCTCGTACAGGGCATCACGACGATCATCGTCGTATTTATCGTTTCGTTATTCGTGCATTAA
- the ilvB gene encoding biosynthetic-type acetolactate synthase large subunit, whose amino-acid sequence MKKTGSEIIVKLLETEGITVAAGIPGGSILPLYDALAKSSIRHVLARHEQAAGFIAQGMARSTGKPAVCFATSGPGAMNLLTAVADARSDSVPIVAITGQVNTSLIGTDAFQEADTFGLSFPIAKHSIMVKSPKELLVAIPEAFAIAVNGRPGPVLVDVPRDVQLSSCEFDSWPDIASVTIHDIRFHTPPSEYASSMDRITDALAEARRPVLFCGGGCNSEAAAKELQKFLKSYRLPVVTSLMGIGCVPSSFEMFAGMVGMHGSYAANVAMHDADLVIAAGVRFDDRATGVVSKFCPKARVVHIDVDAAEVDKIIDADISVVADVGSVFPILVQLASRKQELFASNWQNAEARAVWLEKIIKLKTETFSPLCGAAKKSSYGNPRECIASIPLFAEKAGMRRDKLIVTTDVGQHQMWTAQYYPVEKPRTFLTSGSLGTMGFGLPAAIGASLAHPECRVVCVSGDGSILMNIQELATLSEQNLAVTVIVFDNGTLGMVYQQQKYLFGGTYAASEFSHRVDFVEIARGFGIEAVDAAEDEKWYEKAFSPKRERKPFLVRIEIDSAEDVLPFVLPGKANIDALR is encoded by the coding sequence ATGAAAAAGACGGGAAGCGAAATAATCGTCAAGCTGCTCGAAACGGAAGGGATCACCGTCGCGGCGGGAATCCCCGGCGGTTCGATTTTGCCGCTGTACGACGCGCTTGCGAAAAGTTCGATCCGCCATGTGCTCGCCCGTCACGAACAGGCTGCGGGTTTTATCGCGCAGGGCATGGCGCGGAGTACCGGAAAGCCCGCCGTTTGTTTTGCGACGAGCGGGCCGGGTGCGATGAATCTCCTTACCGCCGTCGCCGACGCCCGAAGCGATTCCGTTCCGATCGTTGCGATTACGGGGCAGGTGAATACGAGCCTTATCGGTACCGACGCGTTTCAGGAGGCGGATACTTTCGGCCTTTCCTTTCCGATTGCAAAGCACAGTATCATGGTAAAATCTCCGAAAGAGCTGCTCGTCGCGATTCCCGAAGCCTTTGCGATCGCGGTGAACGGGCGGCCGGGTCCGGTACTCGTCGACGTTCCGCGCGACGTACAGCTTTCTTCGTGTGAATTCGATTCGTGGCCCGATATCGCATCCGTTACGATACACGATATACGCTTTCATACGCCGCCGTCCGAATACGCTTCGAGTATGGATCGCATAACCGATGCGCTTGCCGAAGCTCGGCGTCCGGTACTCTTTTGCGGAGGGGGCTGTAATTCGGAAGCGGCGGCAAAAGAACTGCAAAAATTTCTGAAAAGTTATCGTCTGCCGGTAGTGACGAGTCTTATGGGAATAGGCTGCGTGCCTTCCTCTTTTGAAATGTTTGCCGGCATGGTCGGTATGCACGGTTCTTACGCGGCAAACGTCGCTATGCACGATGCCGATCTCGTCATCGCCGCGGGTGTCCGCTTCGACGACAGGGCGACGGGCGTCGTGTCGAAGTTTTGTCCGAAAGCGCGCGTCGTGCACATCGACGTCGATGCGGCTGAAGTCGATAAAATCATCGACGCCGATATTTCGGTTGTCGCCGATGTCGGATCCGTCTTTCCGATCCTCGTGCAGCTTGCGTCCCGAAAGCAGGAGCTTTTCGCATCGAATTGGCAAAACGCGGAAGCGCGCGCCGTGTGGCTTGAAAAGATCATAAAGCTAAAAACGGAAACGTTTTCACCCCTTTGCGGTGCGGCAAAAAAATCGTCCTACGGCAATCCCCGCGAGTGTATCGCTTCGATTCCGCTTTTCGCTGAAAAAGCGGGTATGAGGCGCGACAAACTCATCGTTACGACGGATGTCGGTCAGCATCAAATGTGGACGGCTCAGTATTATCCCGTCGAAAAGCCGAGAACATTTCTTACGTCGGGCTCGCTCGGTACGATGGGATTCGGACTGCCCGCCGCAATCGGAGCCTCTCTCGCGCACCCTGAATGCCGCGTCGTGTGTGTTTCGGGCGACGGTTCCATCCTCATGAACATTCAGGAGCTTGCAACGCTTTCCGAGCAAAACCTTGCGGTGACGGTCATCGTTTTCGACAACGGTACGCTCGGCATGGTATATCAGCAGCAAAAATATCTTTTCGGCGGAACCTACGCTGCAAGCGAATTTTCTCATCGCGTCGATTTTGTTGAAATCGCACGAGGTTTCGGCATAGAGGCGGTCGATGCGGCCGAAGATGAAAAGTGGTACGAAAAAGCGTTTTCTCCGAAGCGGGAACGAAAGCCGTTTTTAGTGCGCATCGAAATCGATTCTGCGGAAGATGTACTGCCCTTCGTTTTGCCGGGCAAAGCGAATATCGATGCGCTGCGATAA